In Verrucomicrobiia bacterium, one DNA window encodes the following:
- a CDS encoding glycosyltransferase family 2 protein: MKISLIISTYNQPEALHQVFQGVSLQDDWPAEILIADDGSAETTRRLIKEWSASARAPVQHHWHPDVGFLKTTILNKAVARATGDYLVFLDGDCVPHRKFIQDHRTLAERGFWVQGRRCFIREPFAAAFLPGRTSIARWALSGRIARPFKSVRLPFPLIRRDHGQRGILGCNMAFWRDDVVAVNGFDESYLGRGMGADSDLGSRIYNLGRGRKFVYGRALVYHLDHPIAPRPHFDHNRARLDDVLRSKRIRCERGLDQYTAGVVPNEQPVLT; encoded by the coding sequence ATGAAAATCTCCCTGATCATCAGCACCTACAATCAGCCCGAAGCTCTGCACCAGGTTTTTCAGGGCGTCTCCCTGCAGGACGATTGGCCAGCCGAAATCCTGATTGCTGACGACGGTTCCGCCGAGACAACGCGCCGTCTTATCAAAGAGTGGAGCGCCAGCGCCCGCGCGCCAGTCCAGCATCACTGGCATCCCGACGTTGGATTTCTGAAAACCACCATTCTCAACAAGGCCGTTGCACGCGCGACCGGGGACTACCTGGTGTTTCTCGATGGCGATTGCGTGCCGCACCGCAAGTTCATCCAGGATCATCGCACGCTTGCGGAACGCGGGTTTTGGGTGCAGGGACGGCGCTGTTTCATACGGGAACCGTTCGCCGCGGCGTTCCTACCAGGGCGAACGTCGATCGCGCGGTGGGCTCTGTCTGGAAGGATTGCGCGCCCTTTCAAATCTGTGCGGCTGCCGTTTCCATTGATACGTCGCGACCACGGACAGCGGGGAATCCTGGGCTGCAACATGGCGTTTTGGCGCGATGATGTCGTTGCCGTGAATGGCTTTGATGAATCGTATCTCGGCCGTGGAATGGGAGCGGATTCCGACCTGGGCAGCCGCATCTATAACCTGGGGCGCGGGCGAAAGTTCGTGTATGGCCGGGCCCTGGTTTATCACCTCGATCATCCGATCGCGCCGAGGCCGCACTTCGATCACAACCGCGCGCGTCTCGACGACGTGCTGCGAAGCAAAAGGATTCGCTGCGAACGCGGACTTGATCAATACACAGCGGGGGTTGTCCCGAACGAACAGCCTGTGCTTACGTAA